One Mycobacterium kubicae genomic window carries:
- a CDS encoding SDR family NAD(P)-dependent oxidoreductase, with protein sequence MLEHKKALIIGGANGIGRALVDLAQNQGAAHITVFDVDDQAGAALHGDSVRYHHVDVTDAEALANQLHQSWDEAAGFDAVANCAGFTIPRRIRDTSVVEFQAHLDLNLIPSLVLFRELGPRLQAQGHGSVVTVASVTAIRPLYGNVSYAAAKAGLIALTKVAALEYGPEVRCNVVAPGITLTRLTSFIDQTPQYRDPIVTALPAGRIGRADELAAAMAFLLSDHASYITGQLQIVDGGLTVSQPGMGPMAQATPDLLAEAYLGPQPT encoded by the coding sequence ATGCTCGAACACAAGAAAGCCTTGATCATCGGCGGCGCCAACGGCATCGGGCGCGCGCTGGTCGACCTCGCCCAGAACCAGGGTGCAGCGCATATCACGGTGTTCGATGTCGATGATCAGGCCGGCGCCGCACTGCACGGCGATTCAGTGCGGTATCACCATGTCGACGTCACCGACGCCGAGGCGCTGGCCAACCAACTCCACCAATCCTGGGATGAGGCAGCCGGTTTCGATGCGGTGGCCAACTGCGCTGGCTTCACGATCCCGCGCCGAATCCGCGACACCTCGGTCGTCGAGTTTCAGGCCCATCTCGACCTGAACCTGATTCCCTCGCTGGTGTTGTTCCGCGAGCTCGGGCCACGCCTGCAAGCCCAGGGCCACGGCTCGGTGGTCACGGTGGCCTCGGTGACCGCCATCCGCCCTTTATACGGCAACGTCTCCTACGCCGCGGCCAAAGCTGGCCTGATCGCCCTGACCAAAGTTGCTGCACTCGAATACGGGCCCGAGGTCCGCTGCAACGTGGTGGCGCCGGGCATCACCTTGACCCGGCTCACCTCGTTCATCGACCAAACCCCGCAATACCGGGATCCGATCGTTACGGCACTGCCGGCGGGTCGAATCGGCCGGGCCGACGAACTCGCCGCCGCCATGGCCTTCCTGCTGTCCGACCACGCCAGCTACATCACCGGACAGCTGCAGATCGTTGACGGCGGCCTCACCGTCAGCCAGCCCGGCATGGGGCCGATGGCCCAAGCCACCCCCGACCTTCTGGCCGAGGCATACCTCGGCCCCCAACCCACCTAG
- a CDS encoding TetR/AcrR family transcriptional regulator translates to MTSPRRSRSQEAKRQAYRQVVLDCAEELLAAGGIDAARVEDIAAAAGIAPRTLYSVFASKTQIVAETVERRRVALIEYAAQRAAAGTTAFEMLRLSVRGASEFFLQHPNYLKMELFDSRAWADENASTSITWYHTFEAHTRLFTRAIAEGEVRPGEPKAFARALLAIQQSQLAHWVSEGMARDREAVIADIESLLVHAFAAQVPAVHHEIGHGSARHAPPPAR, encoded by the coding sequence GTGACATCGCCGCGACGCAGCCGATCGCAGGAAGCCAAACGACAGGCCTACCGGCAGGTGGTGCTCGACTGCGCCGAAGAGCTGCTCGCCGCGGGCGGGATCGACGCCGCCCGTGTCGAAGACATCGCCGCAGCGGCCGGGATCGCGCCGCGTACCTTGTACTCGGTCTTCGCGAGCAAGACCCAGATCGTCGCCGAGACGGTCGAGCGGCGCCGCGTCGCGCTCATCGAGTATGCAGCGCAGCGCGCCGCCGCGGGCACGACTGCATTTGAGATGTTGCGGCTCAGCGTGCGCGGCGCATCAGAATTCTTCCTACAGCACCCGAACTACCTGAAAATGGAGCTTTTCGACAGCCGCGCCTGGGCTGACGAAAACGCGTCGACATCCATTACGTGGTATCACACGTTCGAAGCCCACACCCGGCTGTTCACCCGCGCGATCGCCGAGGGTGAGGTGCGACCGGGTGAACCGAAAGCCTTCGCCCGGGCTCTGCTGGCCATTCAGCAAAGTCAGCTGGCGCACTGGGTCAGTGAGGGAATGGCGCGTGACCGCGAAGCCGTCATCGCCGACATCGAGTCACTGCTCGTGCACGCGTTCGCGGCCCAGGTTCCCGCCGTGCACCACGAGATCGGTCATGGCTCAGCGCGCCACGCGCCTCCACCGGCGCGGTGA
- a CDS encoding cytochrome P450, which yields MSAAPVEERSTVSDLPSVTLPSSDTDFTDPDLLLAGTPAAEFAVLRKTAPVWWNAQPATSAVFGDDGFWVISRHRDVKQVSRDHEVWSTNAKGAVIRYGPLMTPDELELTKALLINHDPPAHTRLRSLVSRLFTPRAIAALEATLRDAAQRIVTAAAAKPSGDFVQDVAINLPLQAIADLIGVPEADRAQVFDWANSILNAEDPDSTDDPASANINLVGYAYAMAEDRRAHPREDIVTRLVQVNADGEALTDAEFAFFVILLAVAGNETTRNAITHGMNAFLDNPDQWELFKKQRPATAVDEIIRWATPVRCFQRTALRDTEIAGTAIAEGQRVGLFYSSANFDDEVFDEPFGFDILRSPNPHLAFGGTGAHFCIGANLARMELRLMFDAIADHMPDVTKLGEPQPVRSSWINGVKRFDVAYHR from the coding sequence ATGTCTGCTGCCCCGGTCGAGGAGAGGAGCACGGTGAGCGATCTGCCGTCCGTGACGCTGCCCAGTTCTGATACCGACTTCACCGATCCGGATCTGCTGTTGGCCGGCACCCCGGCTGCCGAGTTCGCGGTGCTGCGCAAAACCGCCCCTGTGTGGTGGAACGCCCAGCCCGCGACGAGTGCGGTGTTCGGCGACGACGGGTTCTGGGTGATCTCGCGGCACCGCGACGTCAAACAGGTCTCCCGCGACCACGAGGTGTGGTCGACCAACGCCAAAGGCGCGGTCATCCGCTACGGACCGTTGATGACGCCCGACGAACTCGAGTTGACCAAGGCACTGCTGATCAACCACGACCCGCCCGCGCACACGCGCCTGCGTTCCCTGGTGTCGCGGCTGTTCACGCCGCGTGCCATCGCCGCGCTGGAAGCCACGCTGCGCGATGCCGCGCAACGGATCGTCACCGCCGCGGCGGCCAAGCCCTCGGGGGACTTTGTCCAGGATGTCGCGATCAACCTCCCACTGCAGGCGATCGCCGACCTGATCGGTGTCCCCGAGGCCGACCGTGCCCAGGTCTTCGACTGGGCCAATTCCATTCTCAACGCCGAAGATCCCGACTCCACCGACGATCCCGCGTCGGCCAATATCAATCTGGTCGGCTACGCCTATGCCATGGCCGAGGACCGCCGCGCCCATCCCCGCGAGGACATTGTGACGCGACTGGTGCAGGTCAACGCCGACGGTGAGGCGCTCACCGATGCCGAATTCGCGTTCTTTGTCATTTTGCTGGCCGTCGCGGGCAACGAAACCACCCGCAACGCCATCACCCACGGCATGAACGCTTTCCTCGACAACCCCGATCAGTGGGAGCTGTTCAAGAAGCAACGTCCCGCCACCGCCGTGGACGAGATCATCCGCTGGGCCACCCCGGTGCGGTGCTTCCAGCGCACCGCCCTGCGCGACACCGAGATCGCCGGAACCGCCATCGCCGAAGGTCAACGGGTGGGGTTGTTCTACAGCTCAGCCAATTTCGACGACGAGGTTTTCGACGAGCCGTTCGGTTTCGACATCCTGCGCAGTCCTAACCCGCATCTGGCTTTTGGTGGCACGGGCGCGCACTTCTGCATCGGAGCCAACCTCGCCCGCATGGAACTGCGGCTGATGTTCGACGCGATCGCCGACCACATGCCCGACGTCACGAAACTCGGCGAGCCGCAGCCCGTCCGGTCCTCCTGGATCAACGGGGTCAAGCGTTTCGACGTCGCCTACCACCGCTGA
- a CDS encoding SDR family oxidoreductase, translating into MKSALLEDKTAVVVGVGPGLGREVSAALLDAGARVVIADHSAGRLAASAQALDATGTRVLAMPADIADDESCQALVGAALDHFGSIDAVVIVGAYQEAFGGLFDSELSMWHKSFDTNVVGALRLLRAAVPAMKTAGGGSVVLIGAQAASKPSLPQAGYAASKGALLTTMYYLADELGPDNIRVNAVVPSWMWGPNVQMFVDYRAKSEGKTRQDIVDEITATFALRRMAEDGEVADAIAFFCSEMSRAITGQHLMVNCGEMSR; encoded by the coding sequence GTGAAATCCGCGCTACTTGAGGACAAGACCGCAGTTGTCGTGGGCGTGGGCCCCGGGCTGGGCCGCGAAGTCTCTGCCGCACTGCTCGATGCCGGCGCCCGCGTCGTCATCGCCGACCACTCGGCAGGACGGCTCGCCGCGTCCGCGCAGGCCCTGGATGCCACCGGGACCCGGGTCTTGGCAATGCCCGCCGACATCGCTGATGACGAGTCGTGTCAGGCGCTCGTGGGCGCCGCCCTGGATCATTTCGGCTCGATCGACGCCGTTGTGATCGTCGGCGCGTACCAGGAAGCCTTCGGCGGCCTGTTCGACAGCGAATTGTCCATGTGGCACAAGTCGTTTGACACCAACGTTGTGGGTGCGTTGCGGCTGCTCCGCGCGGCGGTTCCGGCGATGAAGACCGCAGGCGGCGGGTCGGTGGTGCTCATTGGCGCACAGGCGGCGTCCAAACCCTCTTTGCCCCAAGCCGGCTACGCCGCGAGCAAGGGGGCGTTATTGACCACGATGTACTACCTCGCTGACGAATTGGGCCCCGACAACATCCGCGTCAACGCTGTGGTTCCCAGCTGGATGTGGGGACCGAACGTGCAGATGTTTGTCGATTACCGCGCCAAGTCCGAAGGAAAGACCCGCCAGGACATCGTCGATGAGATCACCGCAACGTTCGCGTTACGCCGCATGGCCGAAGACGGCGAGGTCGCCGACGCCATCGCCTTTTTCTGCTCGGAGATGTCGCGGGCTATTACCGGTCAACACTTGATGGTCAACTGCGGCGAGATGTCGAGGTAG
- a CDS encoding ferredoxin gives MFRLHVDPNRCQGHGVCLDEAPAQFVFDDDTTQARSTGQPLPDSAHSHYQDIADLCPTAAITLIEQEKQ, from the coding sequence ATGTTCCGTCTGCATGTCGACCCCAACCGCTGCCAGGGCCACGGTGTGTGCCTCGACGAAGCACCGGCCCAGTTCGTTTTCGACGACGACACCACCCAAGCCCGCAGCACCGGCCAACCACTACCCGACTCGGCACACAGCCACTACCAGGACATCGCCGATTTGTGTCCGACCGCCGCCATCACCCTCATCGAGCAGGAGAAGCAGTGA
- a CDS encoding VOC family protein produces MSIELLVPTMEVGVVTTNLEPMVEFYENYLGLALQTELRFPTGVQRRYAIGKNVLKLVTYDQPPPSGVVPGGGYTQEGFRYISLFVKDIANVAKRLKESPYQVVEELTEFTAIPGWWWLFVTDPDGNWIELAGPREDTA; encoded by the coding sequence GTGAGCATAGAACTGCTAGTCCCCACTATGGAGGTCGGTGTCGTCACCACCAATCTCGAACCCATGGTCGAGTTCTACGAAAATTACCTCGGGTTGGCGTTGCAGACCGAACTGCGATTCCCCACCGGAGTCCAGCGTCGCTACGCCATCGGGAAGAACGTTCTCAAGCTGGTCACCTACGACCAACCACCGCCCAGCGGAGTCGTGCCCGGCGGCGGATACACCCAAGAAGGGTTTCGCTACATCTCCCTGTTCGTCAAAGACATCGCCAACGTCGCAAAGCGGCTCAAGGAGTCGCCCTACCAGGTCGTCGAGGAGCTCACCGAATTCACTGCTATCCCCGGTTGGTGGTGGTTGTTCGTGACCGACCCCGACGGCAACTGGATCGAGTTGGCCGGACCCCGAGAGGACACCGCATGA
- a CDS encoding SDR family NAD(P)-dependent oxidoreductase, with protein sequence MKLLEGAKALITGGGASVGRACVEVFQQHGAQVAFLEIKPKRAQAVEDATGAKGYVVDIADKAAVEAAIADAAQHLGGITVLVNQASACFLNIVHHQTDEEFERTVDVNLKGHFYCTRAVIPHMLAAGKGAIVDISSVAATNPGWAESTYCATKAAQIVLNKEVAIDYGPTIRANSLAVGWVADSPNSAFIQSDPELIDPVFNESPSGRSGQSWEIANAALFFASDLSSYVTGQCLIVDGGQTLPQAGLNGTMRKLVAMMRNEPVTVKPRGVAPDRI encoded by the coding sequence ATGAAACTGCTCGAAGGCGCCAAAGCGCTCATCACCGGGGGCGGCGCCAGCGTCGGACGCGCCTGCGTCGAGGTCTTTCAGCAGCACGGCGCCCAAGTCGCCTTCCTGGAAATCAAACCTAAGCGCGCCCAAGCGGTTGAGGACGCCACCGGCGCCAAAGGCTACGTGGTCGACATCGCCGACAAGGCCGCCGTCGAGGCCGCCATCGCAGACGCGGCCCAGCACCTCGGCGGCATCACCGTGCTGGTCAACCAAGCCTCGGCCTGCTTCCTCAACATCGTGCACCACCAGACCGATGAGGAATTCGAGCGCACCGTCGATGTCAACCTCAAAGGGCACTTCTACTGCACCCGTGCGGTCATCCCGCACATGCTGGCGGCCGGCAAGGGCGCCATTGTCGACATCTCCTCGGTAGCGGCCACCAACCCCGGCTGGGCTGAAAGCACGTACTGCGCTACCAAGGCCGCCCAGATCGTGCTCAACAAAGAAGTCGCCATCGACTACGGCCCGACCATCCGCGCCAATTCGCTGGCCGTCGGGTGGGTGGCCGACAGCCCCAACTCGGCGTTCATTCAAAGTGATCCCGAGCTGATCGACCCCGTCTTCAACGAAAGCCCCAGCGGCCGTAGCGGGCAAAGCTGGGAAATCGCTAACGCCGCACTGTTTTTCGCCTCCGACCTGTCCAGCTATGTCACCGGACAGTGTCTGATCGTCGACGGGGGGCAGACGCTGCCCCAAGCCGGCCTCAACGGCACGATGCGCAAACTGGTCGCCATGATGCGCAACGAACCGGTCACCGTGAAACCGCGCGGCGTGGCCCCGGATCGGATCTAG
- a CDS encoding TIGR03619 family F420-dependent LLM class oxidoreductase: MHTYINTAFIDTTEIIDIAQAADELGYDGLGIPDHVINLAELDTPYPYTPDGRRRWPAFTDWPDPWVLIGALAQCTTHLRFVTTVYVAPLRDPYNAAKTIGTAAVLSGGRLELGLGVGWCREEFDLMGAPFDKRGKRTEEMIALMRELWSPGWTQFDGEFYHTPKLEMTPTPPPIPILFGGQSDIAYRRAAAHDGWIGDIFTIDQATQIAAKLARIREDMGRSLDGFQFHTALVDAVNPDDMDRTERGGVTAVITQPWMFYHGPDTTLAQKIDGMVRYCKQFDIEVDHAH; this comes from the coding sequence GTGCACACCTACATCAACACCGCGTTCATCGATACCACCGAGATCATCGACATCGCGCAGGCTGCAGATGAACTCGGCTACGACGGTCTCGGGATCCCCGACCACGTGATCAACCTCGCCGAACTCGACACTCCCTATCCGTACACGCCGGACGGGAGGCGACGCTGGCCAGCCTTCACCGACTGGCCCGATCCATGGGTGCTCATCGGTGCCCTGGCGCAGTGCACAACACACCTGCGGTTCGTCACCACCGTCTACGTCGCCCCGCTGCGTGACCCGTACAACGCCGCCAAGACCATCGGCACCGCTGCCGTGTTGTCGGGTGGACGACTCGAACTCGGGCTCGGAGTGGGTTGGTGTCGCGAGGAATTCGACCTCATGGGCGCGCCCTTCGACAAGCGGGGCAAGCGAACCGAAGAGATGATCGCGCTCATGCGGGAGTTGTGGAGCCCGGGCTGGACCCAGTTCGACGGGGAGTTCTACCACACACCGAAACTGGAGATGACCCCCACACCGCCGCCGATTCCCATTCTGTTCGGTGGTCAGTCCGACATCGCCTATCGCCGCGCCGCCGCCCACGACGGATGGATCGGTGACATCTTCACCATCGACCAGGCCACACAGATCGCCGCCAAGCTGGCACGCATTCGGGAGGACATGGGCCGGTCGCTGGACGGGTTCCAATTCCATACTGCGCTGGTCGACGCCGTCAACCCCGACGACATGGACCGAACCGAACGCGGCGGTGTCACCGCTGTCATCACTCAACCGTGGATGTTCTACCACGGCCCTGACACCACACTCGCACAGAAGATCGACGGAATGGTCCGCTACTGCAAGCAATTCGACATCGAGGTCGACCATGCCCACTGA
- a CDS encoding mycofactocin-coupled SDR family oxidoreductase produces the protein MPTDNTPLAGRVALITGAARGQGRAHAARLASDGADIIAVDACAPVSDTISYPASIPADLAETARLVETTGQRVLAHEADIRDLAVLEAIVAEAIAVFGRLDILVANAGVLSWGRLWELSENDWDTVIDVNLSGTWRTVRAVVPAMIDAGNGGSIIIVSSTAGLKATPGNGHYSASKAGLVALTNALAIEVGEFGIRVNSIHPYSVDTPMVEPAAMAKMFGQFPSFLHSFAPMPLKDLRKDGDASRMDFMTPDDIADAVAFLAADGSRSMSGVQLAVDRGLLKY, from the coding sequence ATGCCCACTGATAACACGCCGCTGGCCGGCAGGGTGGCCCTGATCACCGGCGCCGCCCGCGGACAAGGCCGCGCGCACGCAGCCCGCCTCGCCTCCGACGGCGCCGACATCATCGCCGTCGACGCCTGCGCACCGGTGTCCGACACCATCAGCTACCCGGCCTCAATACCGGCTGACCTCGCCGAAACCGCTCGCCTCGTGGAAACGACCGGCCAACGCGTGCTCGCCCACGAAGCCGACATCCGAGATCTGGCCGTCCTCGAGGCCATCGTCGCCGAGGCCATCGCCGTCTTCGGACGGCTGGACATTCTGGTGGCCAACGCCGGTGTGCTCAGCTGGGGCCGACTGTGGGAACTGTCCGAAAACGACTGGGACACCGTCATCGACGTCAACCTCAGCGGCACCTGGCGCACCGTTCGCGCCGTGGTACCGGCCATGATCGACGCGGGCAATGGCGGGTCGATCATCATCGTCAGTTCCACGGCCGGGCTCAAGGCAACTCCCGGCAACGGCCACTACTCCGCATCCAAGGCCGGCCTCGTCGCGCTCACCAACGCCCTAGCAATAGAAGTGGGGGAGTTCGGCATTCGCGTCAACTCCATCCATCCGTACTCGGTCGACACCCCCATGGTCGAGCCGGCCGCCATGGCGAAGATGTTCGGCCAATTCCCCTCATTTCTGCACAGCTTTGCTCCCATGCCGCTCAAGGATCTTCGCAAAGACGGCGACGCCAGTCGGATGGACTTCATGACGCCCGACGACATCGCCGATGCGGTGGCTTTTCTCGCCGCCGACGGCTCGCGGTCGATGTCAGGCGTTCAACTCGCCGTCGACCGGGGCCTCCTGAAGTACTAG
- a CDS encoding NAD-dependent epimerase/dehydratase family protein produces the protein MRVLVTGATGFVGAWTAKAVHEHGHQLRLLVRDCAKLTPIAAALGFDASDVVIGDMTDADRVGQALTGCDAVIHAAAVVSFNPDDTEPMMNANLAGATNVIGQAVAAGIDPVVYVSSWTALWHPGITLVHAELPLRGGSDGYATSKTRVEHYVRELQDRGAPIAITYPCTVIGPGADGQYGESGDVMASFARTGIPGRGTGLTIIDVRDVAEAHARLLTPGHGPRRYVLGGHHVDGKTLAAELTRITGRRVRHIAIPDAVLLGAGKLADRYRRRLPPSMAKLSAAGIRYLVAPPADNTPAEQDLAIAFRPPRQALEALLDDRARRHAARAARSGTRT, from the coding sequence GTGCGCGTACTAGTAACCGGTGCAACGGGGTTCGTCGGAGCCTGGACGGCGAAAGCCGTTCACGAGCACGGTCATCAGCTCCGCCTTCTGGTGCGTGATTGCGCCAAGCTGACTCCGATCGCAGCCGCCCTGGGCTTCGACGCTTCCGACGTCGTCATCGGCGACATGACTGACGCCGACCGCGTCGGCCAGGCACTGACCGGATGCGACGCGGTCATCCACGCCGCCGCCGTTGTCTCCTTCAACCCTGATGACACCGAACCCATGATGAACGCCAACCTCGCCGGCGCAACGAACGTCATCGGGCAGGCGGTCGCTGCCGGCATCGACCCCGTCGTCTACGTGTCCAGCTGGACAGCACTCTGGCATCCAGGAATCACCCTCGTGCACGCCGAGTTGCCGCTTCGTGGCGGTAGTGACGGGTACGCCACCTCAAAGACTCGCGTCGAACATTACGTTCGGGAGCTGCAGGACCGCGGTGCACCGATCGCGATCACCTATCCGTGCACGGTCATCGGTCCCGGCGCTGACGGCCAGTACGGCGAATCCGGCGATGTCATGGCCTCTTTCGCACGCACAGGAATCCCTGGCCGCGGTACCGGCCTGACCATCATTGACGTCCGCGACGTCGCCGAAGCACACGCCCGCCTCCTCACACCCGGCCACGGACCCCGTCGCTACGTCCTGGGAGGCCACCACGTCGATGGCAAAACGCTTGCCGCCGAACTCACCCGCATCACCGGCCGCCGCGTGCGACACATCGCCATCCCTGATGCGGTGCTGCTCGGCGCCGGCAAACTCGCCGACCGTTACCGTCGACGGCTACCGCCTTCCATGGCCAAGCTCAGCGCCGCCGGCATCCGCTACCTTGTCGCCCCGCCCGCCGACAACACCCCCGCCGAACAAGACCTCGCCATCGCCTTCCGGCCCCCACGACAGGCGCTGGAAGCGCTGCTCGACGATCGCGCACGCAGACACGCTGCCCGAGCCGCGCGGAGCGGGACGCGAACATAG
- a CDS encoding 12-oxophytodienoate reductase — MTVANRFVMAPMTRMASPNGVPGPDVAAYYRRRAEGGVGLIITEGIRLPHPSAGWPTTISSIAGADALAGWQRVTDAVHTQGGAIAAQLWHQGSERLGGDDSGALSPSGLDTNGQPKGRALGTDELVVAAQWYADAARNARSVGFDAVEIHGAHGYLLDEFLWEKTNHRVDGYGGSPTARARFPAEVVAAVRAAVGPDYPIIFRFSQWKTGHYDARIAETPDQLSAVLSPLVEAGVDVLHASTRRHYVPGFAQSGSMLSLAGWAKKLKGVPVIAVGSVGLQTENGSDTAGSMVLPGSIETMARQFRDGEFDLIAIGRALLADPTWVNRLRDGTLHEFAGYHPDVALGDLR, encoded by the coding sequence TTGACCGTTGCCAACCGCTTTGTGATGGCGCCGATGACGCGGATGGCTTCGCCGAACGGAGTTCCCGGCCCCGACGTCGCCGCCTACTATCGGCGCCGAGCCGAGGGCGGTGTCGGTCTGATCATCACCGAGGGTATCCGCCTGCCCCACCCCTCGGCCGGGTGGCCGACAACGATTTCAAGCATCGCGGGGGCCGACGCCCTGGCAGGGTGGCAGAGGGTCACCGACGCCGTCCATACCCAGGGGGGCGCCATCGCCGCGCAACTTTGGCATCAGGGGTCTGAACGACTGGGCGGCGACGATAGCGGCGCCCTCAGCCCGTCGGGTCTCGACACCAACGGCCAACCCAAGGGCCGCGCGCTGGGCACCGACGAGTTGGTCGTGGCCGCACAGTGGTACGCCGACGCGGCACGCAACGCACGCAGCGTCGGTTTCGATGCGGTGGAGATACATGGAGCCCACGGCTACTTGCTCGATGAGTTCCTTTGGGAGAAAACCAATCACCGCGTGGACGGTTACGGTGGCTCGCCGACAGCTCGCGCCCGGTTCCCTGCCGAGGTGGTTGCCGCCGTGCGCGCCGCGGTCGGTCCTGACTACCCGATCATTTTCCGGTTCTCGCAGTGGAAGACCGGTCACTACGACGCGCGGATCGCTGAAACACCGGACCAGCTATCTGCAGTGCTGAGTCCTCTCGTCGAGGCGGGCGTCGACGTGTTGCACGCCTCGACGCGCCGCCACTACGTCCCGGGATTTGCTCAATCGGGGTCCATGTTGAGTCTTGCCGGCTGGGCAAAGAAGCTCAAGGGCGTACCGGTGATCGCCGTCGGTTCGGTAGGTCTACAGACCGAGAATGGTTCCGACACAGCAGGTTCCATGGTCTTGCCGGGCTCGATCGAAACTATGGCACGCCAATTCCGAGATGGCGAGTTCGACCTCATCGCGATCGGCCGTGCACTACTGGCGGACCCGACGTGGGTGAATCGTCTGCGCGACGGCACCTTGCACGAGTTCGCCGGGTACCACCCCGACGTCGCTCTGGGCGACCTTCGTTGA